GCATTGTCATTATCATGAGTTCCTTGAAGGAAGGGACGAGTGAGTGGCCGCGTGTTCAAACAGCGCGCGGCGGCGCAGAAAGGCGGCGGATGGCGGTGCGATCTGAATAACGCTGCGATCGCGGTTGATCTCCTGCCAGCGATGACAGGCAACCTGACGCCCGCCGTCGAGCACCTGATTGATCGGCTCAACCTGGCGGCATTCATCGGTGACGTACGGGCAGCGGGTGTGGAAACGGCAGCCGGACGGCGGGCTGGCCGGGTTGGGCAGATCCCCCTGCAGCAGCAGTGCGTCGCGCTCAACGCCCGGCTGCATCTGCGGTGCCGAGGCGATCAGCGCCTGAGTATAGGGATGCAGCGGCGCGTCAAAAATCTCGTCGACGTTGGCAAGCTCGACGATTTGCCCGAGATACATGACCGCCACGCGGTCGCTCATATGGCGGATCACCGCCAGACCGTGGGCGACAATCACCATCGTCAGCCCCAGTTGGTGCTTCAGGCTCTCCAGCAGATTAACCACCTGCGCCTGGACGGACACATCCAGCGCGGATACCGGCTCATCGCCCAGCAGCAGCTTCGGCCCGGAAGCCAGCGCACGCGCAATGCCGATACGCTGGCGCTGCCCGCCGGAAAACTCGTGCGGATAGCGCCCGGCCCAGGCGGCAGGCAGGCCCACGGTTTTAAGCAGCTCGGCAACGCGGTACTGGCGATCCGCTTTTTTCATGTTCTGATGCAGCCACAGCGGCTCCCCGACGATTTGCTCCACCGTCATGCGCGGGTTGAGCGAGGCGAAGGGATCCTGAAAGATGATTTGCAGCTCGCGCCGGAGCTGGTTCAGGCGGGCACCGGAGGCGTCGGTGATCTCCTCCCCCTGATAAAACACGCGCCCTTCGCTGGCGGCCAGCAGGCGCAGCAGCAGACGACCGAGCGTAGATTTCCCGGAGCCGGACTCGCCGACGATCGCCAGCGTTTCGCCCGGCATCACGGCAAGCGAAACGCGATCGACCGCCGTGACAAACCGTGCCGGAGTAAAGAGCTTTTTGGGGCCGGGGAAAAGCTTGCTGAGGTCACGGGCTTCAAGAATGGGCGTGGTCATGCGATTTCTCCCAGGGCAATGTGCTGTTCGAGCGGTACGCGGAAGCAGGCGACCTGATGGCCCGCGCCGAGCGCGGTGAGCGGCGGTTTTTCAGCATGGCAGCGCGACTGCGCAAACGGGCAGCGGGTGGCAAAACGGCAGCCTTTCGGCATGGATTCCGGGAGCGGGACCGCGCCGGGAATGGTGGAGAGCTGGCCCTTGCGTGCGCCCAGCGAGGGGATCGACCCCATCAGGCCGATGGTGTACGGGTGCTGCGGGTCGGCGAATATTGCCTCCACGCTCCCCTGCTCCACCACCTGCCCGGCATACATCACCGCGACCTGCTGGGCGACTTCTGCCACCACGCCTAAATCGTGGGTGATCATCAGCACCGCCGTGCCGGTTTCCTCTTTTAAGGCGTTGAGCAAGGCGAGGATTTGCGCCTGGATGGTGACGTCGAGCGCTGTGGTCGGCTCGTCGGCAATCAGCAGTTTGGGGTGGTTAATCAACGCCATCGCAATCATCACGCGCTGGCGCATGCCGCCGGAAAGCTGGTGGGGATATGCTTTCAGGCGCATCTCTGCCGCCGGGATCTGCACCTTCTCGAGGATCTGCAGCGCGACCTTCATCGCCTCTGCGCGCGAGACGTTCTGGTGTCGCATAACCGCCTCGCTCAGCTGATCCCCCAGCGTGAACGCCGGATTGAGCGAGGTCATCGGCTCCTGAAAAATCATCGCCAGCTCGCTGCCGCGCAGATCGGCATACTCCCGCGGTGAGAGCTTTCGCAGATTGTGGCGGCGAAACTGCATCTCACCGCTGACAATCTGCGCGCTGGCGGGCAGTAATCCCATCAGCGCCAGGGAGGTGATACTTTTCCCGCAGCCGGACTCCCCCACCAGCGCCAGCGTTTCGCCCGCCCTGACGGTCAGCGAGATACCATCAAGCACGCTAACCGGCGAGCCAGCAAACGTAACGTTGAGGTTTTGCACTCGCAATACGGGTGTGGCGTCCTTAAAGGGTATTGTCGTCATGGCGTGAAGTCGTCCTCAAGGTGGATCGCCTGAATCAGGGCGGTTTGCAGGCTGAGCAAGTGTTCGCGCATGGCGGCCGCGGCTTCATTAGGCTGGCGATGGATAATCGCAGACATGATCTTATGGTGGTGGTCGTTATAGCTGTCGACACGTTCGGGGGTGCGTGCCAGCTCGCGCAGATGCTGCCAGCCCGGTTCGCGCCGAACGGCATCAATGGCATCAAACAGGCCGAGCATCAGACGGTTGCCCGCCGCCTCGGCAATCGCCCGGTGAAAGGCGCTGTCCCAGAGTTCGTTGAGATCGCGGTCGTCCGGGCTGACCTTGTCGATGCGTTCCAGCATGCGCTGCATGAGCGCGAGGTTTTCCCTGGTGGCACGCAGTGCCGCAAGCCGGGCTAAGCCGGGTTCGAGCTGCAGACGAGCTTCCATCACTTCCAGAAGGTTGGTTTGCTGAACCAATCCCTGAAGGGCCAGCGGTTCAACAGGTGCCGCCGGGCCAATAAAGGTCCCTTTGCCCTGCTTACGCCAGATGCGCCCCTCTTCTTCCAGCACGTCCAGCGCACGACGTACTTCACGTCGTCCTACGCCGAGAGTGTCCGACAGCTCACGTTCCGTGGGCAGCGGTATGCCTGGTGTTGACTCATGCTGGTTGATAAGCCCGCGCAACTGCTCAAGCGCGGTGCTGGAATTGGCCAGAAACCGTGACGGTTTTTCCATATTGGTTCGCTCGCTTTCATCATGACTTTATTTTTATTAACGATAAGTTATTGATATGGAATGAAGCTTATCGTGCTAATGATTAAGCAATAACCAAACCAATACGAAATTGGTTCGGTATATTTTTGGAAAGCAGGAGATAACCAGATGATTCTGCGTGAATTATTTTTACAGAAAGAAACATTCTGAATGAGGTGCGAAGAGAGGAGTGATGGAGAAATGCACAATTACAGTGCAAATTATGCACTACATCCGTGCAATTGTTAATAAATTGCACTATGAATATTAACTTTTTGTTAACGATAAGAGAGAGAATGAGATTACTGAAGGCTGAAACGACGAAAGCCTGAATCATTTCTGATTCAGGCTTTCTGAATAGTGGCGGAACGGACGGGACTCGAACCCGCGACCCCCTGCGTGACAGGCAGGTATTCTAACCGACTGAACTACCGCTCCACTGTTCCCGTTTGGGGAACGAGGCGCATATTACGGTGCGCCTCCGATCTCGTCAACGCTTTTTCTCACGTTTTGAATCGTTTGCTGCAAAAATCGCCCAAACGATGATTTTACAGGCATTAAGGCGTTTTTTCAGGCGCGCCACAAACAGCTGCCGCCCTTCTTCTGGACCAGATCAAGCCGGGATTCGTGGTTAAGAAGCTCTTCGTCACTGGCTAAAATAACCCGCAACCGACTGGCCTGACGGACAACACGCTGAATGCCCGCTTCGCCTTGCGTCTGCTGGGATTCATTTTCCATACTGAACTTCATTGACGTCTGCCCGCCGGTCATCGTCAGATAGACATCGGCCAGGATCTGGGCATCGAGCAACGCCCCGTGGAGCGTTCGCTTGGTATTGTCTATCTCGTAGCGCGAGCAGAGTGCATCCAGGCTGTTACGCTTGCCGGGGAACATCTTCCTTGCCAGCGCCAGGCTGTCCGTCACCTTACAGAAGGTGTTCGTCTTCGGAATATCACGATTAAGCTTGCTGAATTCATAATCCATAAAGCCGATATCGAACGATGCGTTATGGATGACAAGCTCGGCACCCTTGATGTACTCCAGGAACTCGTCAGCGACATCCGCAAAAGTCGGCTTATCCAGCAAGAACTCATCGGCAATACCGTGAACGCCGAACGCTTCCGGATCCACCAGCCGATCGGGTTTGAGGTAGACGTGGAAGTTGTTCCCAGTAAGACGACGGTTCACCACTTCAACGGCGCCGATCTCGATGATCTTATGCCCTTCGTAGTGCGCGCCGATCTGGTTCATACCGGTGGTTTCGGTATCGAGGACAATCTGGCGAGTAATTGCAGTGCTCATAGCGGTCATTTATGTCAGACTTATCGTTTAACTGAACGTTTCGAATACAGGAAGTCTACCAGAGATGCGTAAACAGGTAGAAATTTTCACCGATGGATCTTGTCTCGGTAACCCAGGACCCGGCGGCTACGGCGCGATTATGCGCTATCGCCAGCACGAAAAAACCTTTAGCGAAGGCTATTTTCTGACCACCAACAACCGGATGGAGTTGATGGCGGCCATCGTAGCGCTGGAGGCGTTAAAAGAACATTGTGACGTGGTGCTAAGCACCGACAGTCAGTACGTGCGTCAGGGGATCACCCAGTGGATCCATAACTGGAAAAAACGCGGCTGGAAAACCGCCGATAAGAAGCCGGTCAAGAACGTCGATCTCTGGAAACGTCTTGATGCTGCGCTGGGCCAGCACCAGATTAAGTGGGAGTGGGTTAAAGGCCACGCAGGCCACCCGGAAAACGAACGCTGCGACGAACTGGCGCGTGCTGCGGCATCCAATCCCGCACATGAAGATGCGGGCTATCAGCCCGACGCCTAATCGGTTTTTTTGTACTGCCGCGTGGCGCCCACGGTCTGGCGGATGGGCGTTTTCGACTTGCTCTGCTTCATGGGGTTAAGCGTAAGGGGAATGGTTCGCTTACGCGCAACGATAAACTGCAAACAGCCCAACGCGGGGAGATGGGTGCTCAGTACCACGCCCCCCTGCCGCGCCCAGGGCAGCACCTGAAAACCTCCGTAGCAAAGCACTTCAAAGTTCAGCAGTGAAAGCCAGTCGAGCTGGCGCATCATGGTGAACATCCGGCTGTTGTAAGGTGGAGTCCGGCGTAGCACCGGTACCAGCTTACGCAGGCCCATCAGGCTTAGCGGATTGAATCCGCTAAGTACCAGCCAGCCGTCATCAATCAGCACGCGATCGGCTTCGCGAAGCAGACGATGCGGATCGCTGCACCAGGGTAGCGTATGTGCGAGCAAACACGCATCGACGGATTTTTCCGCAAACGGCAGATGCAACGGGTCTGCTTTCACCTGAACCGGCGATCCGCCGAGAGAGACGTTAACCTGATGCGAGATAGCGCAGCTTTCGGTATTGATTTCCGCGCTGAGATTGCCAATCTTAAGCAGGTGAAAGCCATACATTTTCGCGAGCCAGGGCTTCAGCTGCTGTTCTAACGCTTCGCGATAGTATTCACCCCAGGGCAATTCCGCCCAACGTTCCGGTGCTGCGACAGTCTGAGGTATCCTTGCCGGTTTCATCAAAACACCCGCCACGCTCTAAGAGGTAATGTATGAATCTTATCAGTATTCCAGCGTTTCAGGACAATTACATCTGGGTTTTGGTTGACGACGATCGCCGCTGCGTCATTGTCGATCCCGGAGAATCCGCCCCTTTACTGCACGCCATAAAAGAGAACGGCTGGCAGCCAGAAGCCATTCTGTTGACGCATCATCATAGCGATCACACTGGCGGCGTGCCTGAACTGCGCGCTCATTTTCCGCATCTTGTGGTTTACGGACCGGCAGAGGCACAAGATAAGGGAATCACGCATGTAGTCGAAGAAGGCGAAAATATCCTCATACGCGAGTGGGAGTTTTCCGTATTTGCTACACCGGGTCACACTTTGGGACATCTGTGTTTCTACAGTAAGCCTTATCTTTTTTGCGGCGATACGCTGTTCTCTGGAGGCTGCGGAAGACTATTTGAAGGCACGCCAGCTCAAATGTATCAGTCTTTACAGAAAATTAACGCGCTACCCGATGAGACGCTCATTTGTTGCGCCCATGAGTATACATTAGGAAATATGAAGTTTGCAGTGAGCCTCTTACCCGAGGATCGAGCGATTCAGGATTATTATCACAAAGTGAAGGAGTTACGTGCAAAAAACCAAAAAACACTCCCCGTAATTCTGAAAAATGAGCGGCAAATTAATTTATTTTTACGCACAGATGATGTTGATTTAATTAATAAAATTAACCAAGAAACAAATTTGCAACAACCAGAACAGCGATTTGCATGGTTAAGGTCAAAGAAAGATAACTTCAGATAATTGCGGGTTGCCTTTTCAAAATTTCGCCGTTATCATCGCTCGTCTTTTAAGCAACTATTGACACACACATGAAGGCAAAAGCGATATTACTCGCCTCTGTCCTGCTTGTAGGTTGCCAGTCGCAAAACGGCAGCAACGTACAACAGCACGCACAGAGCCTTTCTGCAGCTGGTCAAGGGGAAGCAGGGAAGTTTGCAAGTTCGGCGCGCTGGATGGACGATGGAACATCTTACGCGCAGGATCAAGACTTGTGGACCTCTATTGGCGACGAGCTAAAGATGGGAATTCCGGAAAATCCCCGGATTCGCGAACAGAAACAGAAGTATTTAAGTAATAAGAGCTATCTCCACGATGTAACGTTACGGGCAGAGCCGTATATGTACTGGATAGCCGGGCAAGTTAAGAAACGTAACATGCCTATGGAGCTGGTACTCCTACCCATAGTGGAGAGCGCTTTTGACCCACACGCGACGTCTGGCGCCAATGCCGCAGGCATTTGGCAGATCATTCCGAGCACCGGGCGAAACTATGGTCTGAAACAGACCCGCAACTATGATGCGCGTCGCGATGTTGTCGCTTCAACGACAGCCGCTCTCGACATGATGCAACGTCTGAACAAGATGTTTGACGGCGACTGGCTGTTAACGGTCGCAGCGTATAATAGTGGCGAAGGTCGTGTACTGAAGGCAATGAAAGCGAATAAAGCACGGGGTAAATCCACCGATTTTTGGTCGCTCTCACTGCCACAGGAAACAAAGATTTACGTACCGAAAATGCTGGCATTGAGCGATATTCTCAAGAACAGCAAGCGTTACGGTGTACAACTGCCAACACCAGACGAAAGTCGTGCACTGGCGCGTGTTCGCCTCAGCAATCCAGTTGATATTCAACAGGTTGCTGATATGACGGGTATGTCGGTAAGTAAATTGAAAACCTTTAATGCTGGCGTTAAAGGCTCAACCCTGGGGGCAAGTGGCCCGCAGTATGTAATGGTTCCGCAGAAACATGCCGAGCAGTTACGTGAGTCTTTAGCTTCTGGTGAAATCGCCGCCGTTCAGTCAACGCTGATCGCGGATGCATCATCAGTTAACAGCCGCAGCTATAAGGTTCGTTCAGGTGATACGCTTTCGGGCATCGCGTCACGTCTTGGCGTGAATGCGAAAGATCTGCAGCAGTGGAATAATCTGCGCAGTTCCGGCCTGAAAGTGGGTCAGACTCTGACGGTAGGTGCAGGTAGCAGCGCACAGCGTCTTGCCAGCAACAGCGATAGCATTACCTATCGCGTACGCAAGGGCGATTCACTGTCCAGTATCGCAAAACGGCACGGCGTGAACATCAAGGATGTGATGCGCTGGAACAATGATACTGACAATCTGAAACCTGGCGACCAGCTGACGCTGTTTGTGAAGAACAGCGCGACGCCAGATTCCTGATAACACGATCGAAAGATAAAAAGGCACCGATTCCCCTCGGTGCCTTTTTTGTTTATTCCGCTTTTTGCGCTTCAGCCATGATGGTATCGCTGGTAAACGAGCCATCGTCCTGCAGTTCAAAGTACGCCTTTACCTCAGCGGACGCACTCTCCTGATACAGTCTGATCGCCTGGCTCAATGCTTCCGGGGTGCGCATACGCGCGATCCAGGAGCTGAACTCCAGCGGTAAACGATCGGTAATCAACGCGCGCGCGATCAGCCCCGCTTCAGTGATAAGCGACAACCACTCTCCGCTGGCGTAATTTTGCACGTGCGAGGTATCGCGCAGCGCTTCTACCGTCTGCAGCCAGATATTGCGCACCGGGTGTCCGGGAGACATCACATCCATAATGATGAAGGTGCCGCCCGGCTTCAGAACACGTTTGACCTCGCGTAATGCCTGGCCGACATCGTGCCAGTGGTGCGCGGAATAACGGCTGATCACCACCTCAAACGACGCATCATCGAACGGTAAGGATTCGGCATAGCCCTGTTGCGTATCGATGTTGTCCAGTCCCTTCGCTTTTGCCGCCCCGGCAACGACGTCCAGCATCTGGCTGGATAAGTCATACGCGGTAACGTGCGCGACCTGCTGCGCAGCCGTATAGCTGGCATGCCCTGCCCCGCAGCCTAAATCCAGCACGTGCGCCTGCGGGAACGCCGCCAGACGTTCACCGAGACGCACCAGATCGCGGCCAGAAGCATGCACGGCACTGCTCAGATAGGCACTTGCCTGAGAACCAAACTGTTTTTCTACGTTGTCATGATGGGAGCGTGTTGTTGTCATCGTACTGTCCTTTGTGAGTGAAAAATAAAGGGCAGCACCCGCACAGGCCTGCCCCACGGCAGACCTGACACACCATTATTTATCAGGTTTGCCGGGACTGAATTCGACTAGTAGAGGATTATGATCCGAGGCGCGCGTCACCAGAACCGAGGCGTCGTGCACGCTCAAACCACGATAGAAGACAAAATCGAGAGGACGACCAAAGGCTTTTTTGCGCTGGTCATCGCTAAAACGAACTTCACGCAGCGACATTTCGCGCGCAAAGCGATACAGCGCATTCATGCGCGGACGGCTCCAGGCATTGAAATCACCGGCCATAATGATGGGCCCGCTGTGATGGGCAATCTGATCGCCGATCGGAAGTAACTGCTTACTGTAGACATCCACGCCCAGACTGAAATTTACCGCATGGATATTCACGACCATCAGCATTCGGGTATCCGGCAGCGGATAGACCGTCACCAGCGCCGATTTTGCCAGACGCAGGATAGGTTCACGTTCGCGCAGTGGACAGCAATAGACCGGATGTGCTGCTGAAAGCGTCATCACACCTGAGGGGTGTTGCGGCAGGACAAATGCAGGCACCTGGTCGGCGGCAAGATAGTTCGTGGTGGCAAACCGTACCAGCTCAGGAGTAGTTTGCGCCTCCTGGAGCAGAACCAGGTGGGCATCTTTTCCAAAATTCTTGAGTACCGATAACCATTCGGCACGCTGCTGCTTAAAGATATTCCACACCAGTACACGGATTTTCTCATCGCTGCTTAACAGTGTGCCGGCGGGTAATGCCTGGCTTATGCTCGCAAATGACCCCGGAGGCAAGATCCTCTCCGCGGGCATTCCGGCAACATAACGCATGGCATAGGTATTTTTTCGCACTTTTGGAAACAGCCTCTGTAACATGAACCAGCCCGGAAAACGGACTGGTTCTAATGTTATAGGGACTTTAGGTCATACTTTCAACGCAATTTCTGAGAAACCGCTTTCCAGTTTTGTAAGCAAGCACTTACTGATGTTAACCCAGCGCGACCCTGGCTGGCTTATCGAGACGTCCACTCAGGCCAATCAGCAGGAAGGCGACCAGGACAATCACCGCGCCAATCCACGGGGTCTGGGCTAATCCAATATGCGCTACAGTTTGTCCGCCAATGATGGAGCCCAGCGCGATGCCAATATTAAATGCGGCAATGTTCAGACCGGACGCCACATCCACCGCATTTGGCGTATAGAGCTCGGCTTTCTGGACAACGTAAACCTGAAGCCCGGGGACATTACCAAAGGCAAAGATCCCCATGGCCAGCACAGTGACCAGCGCGGCGTAGTGTACCGAAGCCGTGAACTGGAAAATCATCAGCAGAACCACTAGGGCGGCGAAGATGAATTTCAGCGCCGGTACCGCACCATGCTTATCTGCAAGCTTGCCGCCCCAGATATTGCCAATGGCAACGGAAATACCGTATCCCAGCAAAATCCAGCTCACGGCATTGGGTGAAAAGCCTGCCAGGTCCTGCATCATCGGCGCCAGGAAGGTGAAAGCCGTGAATACGCCGCCATAGCCCAATGCAGTTACCGCGTAGATAATCAGCAAACGCGGATGCGTGAGCACCTTCAGCTGATCGCGCAGGCTGGCGCTCGCCCGGCCTGGGATATTCGACGGTACCAGCAGCAGGCTGGTCACCAGGGCGATGGCACCCAGTAAGGAGACGGCAAGGAACGTTTCACGCCAGCCGAAGTGTTGTCCGATAAACGTTCCCAGCGGTACGCCCGTAACGAGTGCGACGGTCAGTCCACCAAACATGATCGCAATCGCTGAAGC
This region of Enterobacter asburiae genomic DNA includes:
- a CDS encoding ABC transporter ATP-binding protein produces the protein MTTIPFKDATPVLRVQNLNVTFAGSPVSVLDGISLTVRAGETLALVGESGCGKSITSLALMGLLPASAQIVSGEMQFRRHNLRKLSPREYADLRGSELAMIFQEPMTSLNPAFTLGDQLSEAVMRHQNVSRAEAMKVALQILEKVQIPAAEMRLKAYPHQLSGGMRQRVMIAMALINHPKLLIADEPTTALDVTIQAQILALLNALKEETGTAVLMITHDLGVVAEVAQQVAVMYAGQVVEQGSVEAIFADPQHPYTIGLMGSIPSLGARKGQLSTIPGAVPLPESMPKGCRFATRCPFAQSRCHAEKPPLTALGAGHQVACFRVPLEQHIALGEIA
- a CDS encoding FadR/GntR family transcriptional regulator: MEKPSRFLANSSTALEQLRGLINQHESTPGIPLPTERELSDTLGVGRREVRRALDVLEEEGRIWRKQGKGTFIGPAAPVEPLALQGLVQQTNLLEVMEARLQLEPGLARLAALRATRENLALMQRMLERIDKVSPDDRDLNELWDSAFHRAIAEAAGNRLMLGLFDAIDAVRREPGWQHLRELARTPERVDSYNDHHHKIMSAIIHRQPNEAAAAMREHLLSLQTALIQAIHLEDDFTP
- a CDS encoding class I SAM-dependent methyltransferase, with the translated sequence MKPARIPQTVAAPERWAELPWGEYYREALEQQLKPWLAKMYGFHLLKIGNLSAEINTESCAISHQVNVSLGGSPVQVKADPLHLPFAEKSVDACLLAHTLPWCSDPHRLLREADRVLIDDGWLVLSGFNPLSLMGLRKLVPVLRRTPPYNSRMFTMMRQLDWLSLLNFEVLCYGGFQVLPWARQGGVVLSTHLPALGCLQFIVARKRTIPLTLNPMKQSKSKTPIRQTVGATRQYKKTD
- the rnhA gene encoding ribonuclease HI, with the protein product MRKQVEIFTDGSCLGNPGPGGYGAIMRYRQHEKTFSEGYFLTTNNRMELMAAIVALEALKEHCDVVLSTDSQYVRQGITQWIHNWKKRGWKTADKKPVKNVDLWKRLDAALGQHQIKWEWVKGHAGHPENERCDELARAAASNPAHEDAGYQPDA
- the gloB gene encoding hydroxyacylglutathione hydrolase, producing MNLISIPAFQDNYIWVLVDDDRRCVIVDPGESAPLLHAIKENGWQPEAILLTHHHSDHTGGVPELRAHFPHLVVYGPAEAQDKGITHVVEEGENILIREWEFSVFATPGHTLGHLCFYSKPYLFCGDTLFSGGCGRLFEGTPAQMYQSLQKINALPDETLICCAHEYTLGNMKFAVSLLPEDRAIQDYYHKVKELRAKNQKTLPVILKNERQINLFLRTDDVDLINKINQETNLQQPEQRFAWLRSKKDNFR
- the mltD gene encoding murein transglycosylase D, translated to MKAKAILLASVLLVGCQSQNGSNVQQHAQSLSAAGQGEAGKFASSARWMDDGTSYAQDQDLWTSIGDELKMGIPENPRIREQKQKYLSNKSYLHDVTLRAEPYMYWIAGQVKKRNMPMELVLLPIVESAFDPHATSGANAAGIWQIIPSTGRNYGLKQTRNYDARRDVVASTTAALDMMQRLNKMFDGDWLLTVAAYNSGEGRVLKAMKANKARGKSTDFWSLSLPQETKIYVPKMLALSDILKNSKRYGVQLPTPDESRALARVRLSNPVDIQQVADMTGMSVSKLKTFNAGVKGSTLGASGPQYVMVPQKHAEQLRESLASGEIAAVQSTLIADASSVNSRSYKVRSGDTLSGIASRLGVNAKDLQQWNNLRSSGLKVGQTLTVGAGSSAQRLASNSDSITYRVRKGDSLSSIAKRHGVNIKDVMRWNNDTDNLKPGDQLTLFVKNSATPDS
- the dnaQ gene encoding DNA polymerase III subunit epsilon, giving the protein MSTAITRQIVLDTETTGMNQIGAHYEGHKIIEIGAVEVVNRRLTGNNFHVYLKPDRLVDPEAFGVHGIADEFLLDKPTFADVADEFLEYIKGAELVIHNASFDIGFMDYEFSKLNRDIPKTNTFCKVTDSLALARKMFPGKRNSLDALCSRYEIDNTKRTLHGALLDAQILADVYLTMTGGQTSMKFSMENESQQTQGEAGIQRVVRQASRLRVILASDEELLNHESRLDLVQKKGGSCLWRA
- a CDS encoding ABC transporter ATP-binding protein translates to MTTPILEARDLSKLFPGPKKLFTPARFVTAVDRVSLAVMPGETLAIVGESGSGKSTLGRLLLRLLAASEGRVFYQGEEITDASGARLNQLRRELQIIFQDPFASLNPRMTVEQIVGEPLWLHQNMKKADRQYRVAELLKTVGLPAAWAGRYPHEFSGGQRQRIGIARALASGPKLLLGDEPVSALDVSVQAQVVNLLESLKHQLGLTMVIVAHGLAVIRHMSDRVAVMYLGQIVELANVDEIFDAPLHPYTQALIASAPQMQPGVERDALLLQGDLPNPASPPSGCRFHTRCPYVTDECRQVEPINQVLDGGRQVACHRWQEINRDRSVIQIAPPSAAFLRRRALFEHAATHSSLPSRNS
- a CDS encoding endonuclease/exonuclease/phosphatase family protein; amino-acid sequence: MRKNTYAMRYVAGMPAERILPPGSFASISQALPAGTLLSSDEKIRVLVWNIFKQQRAEWLSVLKNFGKDAHLVLLQEAQTTPELVRFATTNYLAADQVPAFVLPQHPSGVMTLSAAHPVYCCPLREREPILRLAKSALVTVYPLPDTRMLMVVNIHAVNFSLGVDVYSKQLLPIGDQIAHHSGPIIMAGDFNAWSRPRMNALYRFAREMSLREVRFSDDQRKKAFGRPLDFVFYRGLSVHDASVLVTRASDHNPLLVEFSPGKPDK
- a CDS encoding class I SAM-dependent methyltransferase — translated: MTTTRSHHDNVEKQFGSQASAYLSSAVHASGRDLVRLGERLAAFPQAHVLDLGCGAGHASYTAAQQVAHVTAYDLSSQMLDVVAGAAKAKGLDNIDTQQGYAESLPFDDASFEVVISRYSAHHWHDVGQALREVKRVLKPGGTFIIMDVMSPGHPVRNIWLQTVEALRDTSHVQNYASGEWLSLITEAGLIARALITDRLPLEFSSWIARMRTPEALSQAIRLYQESASAEVKAYFELQDDGSFTSDTIMAEAQKAE